A single genomic interval of Nanoarchaeota archaeon harbors:
- a CDS encoding 4Fe-4S binding protein translates to MPTVDMNLCMKCFACVGACPNDAISDAPEGPKFDNKKCKKSYRSDGKLLNPKSIANDSKCGICAEMCPASAIKI, encoded by the coding sequence ATGCCAACTGTTGATATGAATCTTTGTATGAAATGCTTTGCATGTGTCGGTGCGTGCCCGAATGATGCGATTTCTGATGCGCCCGAAGGCCCGAAATTTGACAATAAGAAATGCAAAAAATCATACCGCTCAGACGGCAAGCTTTTGAATCCAAAAAGTATTGCAAATGATTCAAAATGCGGAATTTGCGCCGAAATGTGCCCTGCAAGCGCGATAAAAATTTGA